The Acholeplasma laidlawii PG-8A DNA window ACATCTGCACCAAACTTTGATTGCATGAGTTTCCCAATATAATTTGATAATGAACTTCTTTCTATATTTTCACCAGAAATCATGATTGGGTCATATAGTCCTGAAATTTCATTATAGAAGTTATCAATTTTAAATTTAATACTTGACTGTTCCACATTTAGTCTTTCTTCAGTGAACTGAGTTAAGTTTGCTTGAGTGAAGTTATAAACTCCTTGTTTTGAGTCATAATTCAGTGTAACGTGTCCTACATGTGATCCGTTTGCACCGGATTGCATAACAGGTACGTTATTAATTGTTCTTGTATAGTATCTATGGGTATGACCATTAAAGATAGCATCTACTTTATAGTCACCTTTGAGATTTGCAATAGAATTATTAAATCCATCATCATCCGCATGATTAATTACAACGACAATATCTGCATCATCTTCTGTTCTTGCTTTATGAGCAAAATACATGACTCGTTCTACAGGATCAATAAACTTGTAGTCTTTAATTCTTGCATATGCAATAGAAGATTCTAAACCAAAGCCCACTGTACCAATCACTGCAACATTAATACCTGATTTTTCTATGATAGTATAAGGTTCGAAACCCTCTACCATCTCATTGGATGATTTTTCATAAACGTTTGCACCAAGTAATGGAAAATTAGCTTGTAAATCGTTTTGGCCATTAAAATACTGTGTTAATACATCAACACCCCAATCGAATTCATGGTTACCTGCAACAAATGCGTCTAACTCCATATCATTTAACAGTTCTATTGTTGAAGCACCATCATACCAATTGCTGATTAATTGTCCTTGTAAAATATCTCCACCCGCTAAAAATAAGGTGGTATCTGGATTGTTATTTTTTTCATCCATAATTAAATTACCGATGCGGCTTAACCCAATTTGTTCTTCATTATTTAAAACAGCCCCATGAAAATCGTTTATATAAAAAATGTTTAAATCTAAATTTACAGTTGTTGATGTTGAAACCACACGGACATCCACTGTAATTGCTTTATGATAATCTTCATAGTCTAGTTCGAATGTAACTTGGTATTCACCTTCAACTTCATAATTAACCAAACTGTCATCATAAGTCACAAAATGAATAAAAGTGATGTTATTTATGTCTTTAGCTGTTACATATTCTAAATAAATTGGTCGTTCTTCACCAATAACATATTCAATATCATCAGCCACTTCAAAAATAATTGTATCCTCACCTGGTGAATCTCCAAGTGTTTGGCAACTAATTAATATAAGTACTAAACTTAATACAATGAAACTCATTATTTTTTTCATAAATGTCTACTTTCTTCATAATATCGTAAGCATATTATTATAACACTGATTTTGTGTATTTTAAAGTGAAAAAAAGATGCAAATCGTCTTAAGATTTGCATCTTTATGTTTGTATTGCATTAATTATTTAGACCCCTTGACTTGACCATACGTTTTATACGATACATTTCAGTATCCGCTTGTCTTAAAAGATCATTAAGTGTTAATCCGTGGAGTGGATATTCAGATAAACCGATAGAAGCTTTAAGGTTAAACACTTTATTATCCAAGTATATTTGACTTTCTATGGCATCTATTATGTTATCGATTTTATGTTCTAGTGTATGTGAATTATTTTCTAAACTTAGAATAATGATAAACTCATCTCCAGCATAGCGTGCAACAAAATCTTCTTCGTGTATAGTTTTTAATAATCTTTTAGCCAGTTGATGTAACACCTCATCACCAACTGTATGACCATGGTTATCATTAATATGTTTAAAATTATCTAAATCTATACACATAAGTGCGAACCGTTTATTATCTGTAATTTTACTATCAATTAATCTAGACAAGTAACGTCTATTAGGTAATGTCGTTAAATCATCATAATATGCATAATCTGTTAGTTGTTCATTCATTTGATGTAGATTAGATATATCCGTAAATGTAATAATAGAATGTTTTTGATCGACATAATTAATAACTGATATAGAAGTAAGTGTTCGTATGATACTTCCATCTGATTTAAGTATACTGTATTCCACATTATGATACGGGTTATTTGACTGCATCATGTGTTTGAACTCAGATAAATGACAAATTTCTTTAAACATTTTAAGATCACAAACCTGACTGCCAAGTAGTTCTTCTACCTTATAACCTAAAAAATCAGTAAACCGTGTATT harbors:
- a CDS encoding sensor domain-containing diguanylate cyclase, which gives rise to MVFNLIIWIAFLMSLLITASLYFSYTKLRIPYRGMRHFIYGQVLISVRFALIWFLNETLRFYLTPMIGIVILSGVFVFSRSISKFSKSDVKPIDLYVILPVSFIIYNYFLYIDEKLNFQIVTLYTVLIYMYARAVITVYLRRDAIEDKTHLLTLTMTLFSGLYLFRVLHSWMTLQDLITYLELKDNQAITVIFTFLLQILLTFIVSNLIYTRARVEIKKINSGFHHSPVSMLMLDEDKKVVDVNTRFTDFLGYKVEELLGSQVCDLKMFKEICHLSEFKHMMQSNNPYHNVEYSILKSDGSIIRTLTSISVINYVDQKHSIITFTDISNLHQMNEQLTDYAYYDDLTTLPNRRYLSRLIDSKITDNKRFALMCIDLDNFKHINDNHGHTVGDEVLHQLAKRLLKTIHEEDFVARYAGDEFIIILSLENNSHTLEHKIDNIIDAIESQIYLDNKVFNLKASIGLSEYPLHGLTLNDLLRQADTEMYRIKRMVKSRGLNN
- a CDS encoding bifunctional metallophosphatase/5'-nucleotidase, with product MKKIMSFIVLSLVLILISCQTLGDSPGEDTIIFEVADDIEYVIGEERPIYLEYVTAKDINNITFIHFVTYDDSLVNYEVEGEYQVTFELDYEDYHKAITVDVRVVSTSTTVNLDLNIFYINDFHGAVLNNEEQIGLSRIGNLIMDEKNNNPDTTLFLAGGDILQGQLISNWYDGASTIELLNDMELDAFVAGNHEFDWGVDVLTQYFNGQNDLQANFPLLGANVYEKSSNEMVEGFEPYTIIEKSGINVAVIGTVGFGLESSIAYARIKDYKFIDPVERVMYFAHKARTEDDADIVVVINHADDDGFNNSIANLKGDYKVDAIFNGHTHRYYTRTINNVPVMQSGANGSHVGHVTLNYDSKQGVYNFTQANLTQFTEERLNVEQSSIKFKIDNFYNEISGLYDPIMISGENIERSSLSNYIGKLMQSKFGADVGLHNTGGTRDSISNGESLSYAKLHAISPFDNTVVLIDVTGEELWDAIGGENAYFRTGLSMNDIQMQSTYKLALNDYIFGSKWFLRDKPAVFTGVTVLDLFVETVENQSSVYETWTSTLPIMFNQNVSLFAHLITYSSQIHI